From Dietzia sp. ANT_WB102, a single genomic window includes:
- a CDS encoding glycosyltransferase family 39 protein codes for MRSRTGVLFVVVTVLYLAAGLYLSLGVGYLQGDALSRVADTRAALLSRDPHLAAIGFIFTPLTALLQLPLVWLSAWIPGLTTWSLTAVAVSAPAMAGAVVQVNALARERGCPPWLTWGLTAVFALHPMIVYYGANGMSEALFVFLVVWAVRRLFRWMSTDDVHDLMVAGCALGLAYLARYDALAASGTATLLVGAVAWRRSRRPAVAILDGLLVAAPTVLAFVAWAATSWLITGNAMAQFSSRYGNAAILEQSGGGSGGGMDALTFSLAEIVVLAPALALVGVVSVVLAVRRRDPEPLVLLVLLAVLTFAVLTYLRGMTFPFLRFYISAVPLAVLCVVFIAPRRGGVRARRLGPMPAERRPDPMVGVRPVQVVGLLVVVAGLPVSAFAMLSPALSQEQHALHTAVVPWLGYSDPDLRFEQQAIIASFDTERRLADHLDALGLPEGSVLMDTVQGFPIIASTKRPDRFVIPSDRDFVTILNDPAGHGVQFMLTVPNEGRGTSDALNLRYPTIHDNGAGIATLVMEVLNSGNDRPTWRLWRVNR; via the coding sequence ATGAGGTCCCGCACCGGGGTGCTGTTCGTCGTCGTCACCGTCCTCTACCTGGCGGCCGGGCTCTACCTCTCGCTCGGGGTGGGGTACCTGCAGGGTGACGCCCTCAGCCGCGTCGCGGACACCCGCGCTGCGCTGCTGTCGCGCGACCCCCACCTCGCGGCGATCGGATTCATCTTCACCCCGTTGACGGCGTTGCTGCAGTTGCCGCTCGTGTGGTTGTCGGCGTGGATTCCAGGGCTGACGACCTGGTCGCTCACCGCGGTGGCGGTGAGTGCGCCCGCGATGGCCGGAGCGGTGGTGCAGGTCAACGCCCTCGCCCGCGAGCGCGGCTGCCCGCCCTGGTTGACGTGGGGTCTGACCGCGGTGTTCGCGCTGCACCCGATGATCGTCTATTACGGCGCCAACGGGATGAGCGAGGCGTTGTTCGTATTCCTCGTGGTGTGGGCGGTGCGGCGTCTGTTCCGCTGGATGTCCACCGACGACGTCCACGACCTCATGGTCGCCGGTTGCGCGCTCGGGTTGGCCTACCTCGCGCGATACGATGCGCTGGCGGCCTCCGGTACGGCCACCCTGCTCGTCGGTGCGGTGGCCTGGCGGCGTAGCCGTCGTCCCGCGGTGGCGATTCTCGACGGGTTGCTGGTCGCGGCTCCCACCGTGCTGGCATTCGTGGCGTGGGCGGCCACGAGTTGGCTCATCACGGGCAACGCCATGGCCCAGTTCTCCTCCCGCTACGGAAACGCCGCGATCCTGGAGCAGTCCGGTGGCGGCTCCGGGGGAGGGATGGACGCGCTGACGTTCTCGCTCGCCGAGATCGTGGTGCTGGCCCCGGCCCTGGCGCTGGTGGGCGTCGTGAGTGTTGTTCTCGCCGTGCGGCGGCGCGACCCCGAACCGCTGGTGCTGCTCGTACTGCTCGCCGTCCTCACCTTTGCCGTCCTGACCTATCTGCGGGGGATGACGTTCCCGTTCCTGCGGTTCTACATCAGTGCTGTTCCGTTGGCGGTGCTCTGTGTCGTCTTCATCGCGCCGCGTCGGGGGGGAGTGCGGGCCAGGAGACTCGGACCGATGCCCGCAGAGCGTCGACCTGATCCGATGGTCGGGGTCCGACCGGTTCAGGTTGTGGGCCTGCTCGTCGTCGTCGCCGGACTGCCAGTGAGCGCGTTCGCGATGCTCTCACCTGCTCTGTCCCAGGAGCAGCACGCGCTTCACACCGCCGTGGTCCCGTGGCTCGGTTACTCCGATCCGGACCTGCGGTTCGAGCAGCAGGCCATCATCGCCTCGTTCGACACCGAACGCAGACTGGCGGATCACCTCGACGCTCTCGGACTGCCCGAGGGATCCGTACTCATGGACACCGTCCAGGGCTTCCCGATCATCGCGTCAACGAAACGCCCGGATCGATTCGTCATCCCGTCCGACCGGGACTTCGTGACCATCCTCAACGACCCGGCCGGCCACGGCGTGCAGTTCATGCTGACCGTTCCCAACGAAGGACGGGGGACGTCCGACGCGCTCAATCTTCGGTATCCGACGATTCATGACAACGGCGCGGGGATAGCCACGCTGGTCATGGAGGTGCTGAACTCGGGCAACGACCGTCCGACCTGGCGACTCTGGCGGGTGAACCGCTGA
- a CDS encoding beta-mannosidase yields MRQLSLVAVLMVAVAVAVSCAAPPDSRSQHLSPRATVAQGQLRLDGKPWWPTGLNAYQLATDWNVNVGCGAMVDLDEYFGSLPDGALTRFNAFQQLAVNKNTGHLDFSPVDAVFAAAERHGQMVIPVLAGQDGACEDEKYKDRSWYTSGWEQPGTMPLSYRAWLTTAVERWSSSPAVAAWEPIGEPETAVCGTPDCGWQHRRCPEDSAQVLREWTDDVGRLIRDLDPGRLITAGLLGGDQCGLVADGYRLIAESPYVDVLQYHDYDEGGFLPLRLAQSDKPLVVTELGIAAGSCLPLEDRAVRVSERIEDYRRRGVAGAMLWSFVPDPRSSECTFDIGPGDPIRDLPQMMRG; encoded by the coding sequence ATGAGACAGCTCTCGCTGGTCGCCGTCCTGATGGTCGCGGTCGCCGTCGCGGTCTCCTGTGCCGCGCCACCGGATTCGCGTTCGCAGCACCTCTCCCCGCGGGCGACGGTCGCGCAGGGCCAGCTCCGACTCGACGGGAAGCCCTGGTGGCCGACCGGGCTTAACGCCTACCAGCTGGCCACCGACTGGAACGTCAATGTCGGGTGCGGGGCAATGGTCGACCTCGACGAGTACTTCGGGTCGCTTCCCGATGGTGCCCTCACGAGGTTCAACGCCTTCCAGCAGCTCGCGGTCAACAAGAACACCGGTCACCTTGACTTCTCTCCGGTGGACGCCGTGTTCGCCGCGGCGGAACGTCATGGCCAGATGGTCATCCCGGTGCTGGCGGGGCAGGACGGGGCGTGCGAGGACGAAAAATACAAGGACCGGTCCTGGTACACGAGCGGCTGGGAACAGCCGGGCACGATGCCGCTTAGCTACCGGGCCTGGCTCACCACTGCGGTCGAGAGGTGGTCGAGCTCACCGGCTGTCGCCGCATGGGAACCGATCGGGGAGCCCGAGACGGCGGTGTGCGGCACCCCTGACTGCGGATGGCAGCACCGGCGATGCCCCGAGGATTCCGCTCAGGTGCTCCGCGAGTGGACGGATGACGTGGGCAGGCTGATCCGCGATCTGGACCCGGGCCGGCTCATCACGGCCGGGCTGTTGGGTGGAGACCAGTGTGGTCTCGTCGCTGATGGATACCGCCTGATCGCGGAGTCGCCCTACGTCGACGTCCTCCAGTACCACGATTACGACGAGGGCGGGTTCCTGCCCCTGCGTCTCGCGCAGAGCGACAAACCCCTCGTCGTGACCGAGCTGGGGATCGCCGCCGGTTCGTGCCTGCCGCTCGAGGACAGGGCCGTGCGGGTATCCGAGCGAATCGAGGACTACCGAAGAAGAGGTGTCGCCGGGGCCATGCTGTGGTCCTTCGTCCCCGATCCGAGGTCGTCGGAGTGCACCTTCGACATCGGACCGGGAGACCCCATCAGAGACCTACCTCAGATGATGAGGGGCTAG
- a CDS encoding CE1759 family FMN reductase, with amino-acid sequence MNTHHDQSAERSLNLVVVSAGTSVPSSTRMLADQLTSATSDALARHGQQVSVTVLEARELAHEVVDATFTRFPGEKLRAAVEEIGRADGLIAVTPIYNQSFSGLFKSLFDVIDPGTLAGVPVALGATGGTARHSLAVDYALRPLFAYLKADVVPTSVFAAAEDFGAVTTAGDENSLRTRAGRVGTELADYMLRFAGVTAGAVAPTRADEGRGRKTDDDEFTDFVPMGDLLGR; translated from the coding sequence GTGAACACCCACCACGATCAGTCAGCGGAACGGTCGCTCAACCTTGTCGTCGTCAGCGCCGGCACCTCCGTGCCGTCCAGCACCCGGATGCTCGCCGACCAGCTCACCTCCGCCACCAGTGACGCCCTCGCGCGCCACGGCCAGCAGGTCAGCGTGACGGTTCTCGAGGCCCGCGAACTGGCACACGAGGTCGTCGACGCCACCTTCACCCGGTTCCCCGGGGAGAAATTGCGCGCGGCGGTCGAGGAGATCGGCCGGGCGGACGGTCTGATCGCCGTGACACCGATCTACAACCAGTCGTTCTCCGGCCTGTTCAAATCCCTGTTCGACGTAATCGACCCGGGCACTCTCGCGGGGGTCCCGGTGGCACTCGGCGCGACCGGCGGCACGGCGCGGCACTCGCTCGCGGTCGACTACGCGTTGCGGCCCCTGTTCGCCTACCTCAAGGCCGACGTCGTGCCCACGAGCGTGTTCGCGGCCGCAGAGGACTTCGGCGCCGTCACCACCGCCGGTGACGAGAACTCGCTACGCACCCGAGCCGGGCGTGTGGGAACCGAGCTGGCGGACTACATGCTGCGGTTCGCCGGGGTCACCGCCGGGGCGGTGGCGCCGACGCGCGCGGACGAGGGCCGGGGACGGAAGACCGACGACGACGAGTTCACCGACTTCGTCCCGATGGGCGATCTCCTGGGCCGCTGA
- a CDS encoding LLM class flavin-dependent oxidoreductase translates to MQFGIFSIADITPDPTTGRIPTEHERLESIVEYATLAEQVGLDVFALGEHHNPPFVTSSPTTTLGYVAGKTSEIILSTATTLITTNDPVKIAEDYAMLQHLSGGRVDLTMGRGNTGPVYPWFGQDIRQGLPIAIENYELLHRLWHEDVVDWEGKFRTPLQQFTSTPRPMDGVAPFVWHGSIRSPQIAEQAAFYGDGFFHNNIFWPIHHTKQMVELYRQRYEHYGHGSADQAIVGLGGQFFARANSQDAVNEFRPYFDNAPVYGNGPSMENFTAQTPLTVGSPQQIIDRYMTMREHVGDYQRQLFLIDHAGLPRTTVLEQIEILGTEIVPTLRRELDALRPAHVPDGPTHSARVAARDAELAAADAPAYSDAYRFGTGDNWTGLTAEGGQRAQEQTLARARRDQVRLGDAPAGKDLK, encoded by the coding sequence ATGCAGTTCGGAATCTTCAGCATCGCCGACATCACCCCGGACCCCACCACCGGGCGGATACCCACAGAGCACGAACGTCTCGAGTCGATCGTCGAGTACGCCACCCTCGCCGAACAGGTGGGCCTGGATGTCTTCGCACTGGGCGAGCACCACAATCCGCCGTTCGTGACGTCCTCCCCCACCACGACGCTCGGGTATGTGGCCGGCAAGACTTCCGAGATCATCCTCTCCACGGCGACCACGCTGATCACCACCAACGACCCGGTGAAGATCGCCGAGGATTACGCCATGTTGCAGCACCTTTCCGGTGGTCGGGTCGACCTGACGATGGGCCGGGGCAACACCGGCCCCGTGTACCCGTGGTTCGGCCAGGACATCCGCCAGGGTCTGCCCATCGCGATAGAGAACTACGAACTACTTCACCGGCTGTGGCACGAGGACGTCGTGGACTGGGAGGGCAAGTTCCGCACGCCCCTGCAGCAGTTCACCTCGACCCCGCGGCCGATGGACGGCGTCGCGCCCTTCGTGTGGCACGGGTCGATCCGCTCGCCACAGATCGCCGAGCAGGCCGCGTTCTACGGCGACGGCTTCTTCCACAACAACATCTTCTGGCCGATCCACCACACCAAGCAGATGGTCGAGCTGTACCGCCAGCGCTACGAGCACTACGGTCACGGCTCGGCTGACCAGGCGATCGTCGGCCTCGGCGGGCAATTCTTCGCCCGCGCCAACAGCCAGGACGCGGTCAACGAGTTCCGTCCCTACTTCGACAATGCCCCGGTTTACGGCAACGGCCCGTCGATGGAGAACTTCACGGCACAGACCCCGCTGACGGTGGGTTCGCCGCAGCAGATCATCGACCGCTACATGACGATGCGTGAGCACGTGGGCGACTACCAGCGCCAACTGTTTCTCATTGACCACGCCGGTCTGCCGCGCACGACGGTGCTCGAGCAGATCGAGATCCTGGGTACCGAGATCGTGCCAACCCTGCGTCGTGAACTCGACGCCCTGCGCCCGGCGCACGTGCCGGACGGACCCACCCATTCCGCCCGGGTCGCCGCCCGCGACGCCGAACTGGCTGCCGCCGACGCCCCCGCCTACTCCGACGCCTACCGCTTCGGCACCGGTGACAACTGGACCGGCCTCACCGCTGAGGGCGGGCAGCGCGCGCAGGAGCAGACATTGGCCCGCGCGCGTCGCGACCAGGTCCGCCTCGGCGACGCGCCGGCCGGAAAGGACTTGAAGTGA
- a CDS encoding 3-deoxy-7-phosphoheptulonate synthase: MTVTAENPTQTADRRVLSYSPLPTPTEILGELPLGEAREALVERSRTEVADVLAGRDDRLIVVVGPCSVHDTEAALDYARRLAALAKETAEDLLIVMRVYFEKPRTTVGWKGLINDPALDGSYDIPRGLRTARKLLLDVLDLGLPVGTEFLEPTSPQYIADAVSWGAIGARTTESQVHRQLVSGLSMPVGFKNGTDGEVQVAVDGCRSSAARHVFFGTDADGRAAVVETAGNTDCHVILRGGTGGPNYDAGSVSSAVAAAGKVGLPGLVMVDASHANSGKSHERQAEVVAELAERIGAGEQGISGLMIESFLEPGAQSVDATELVYGQSVTDACIGWDTTADSLRALAAAVRTGRRG; encoded by the coding sequence GTGACCGTGACCGCTGAGAATCCGACCCAGACCGCCGACAGGCGCGTCCTGTCCTACTCGCCGCTGCCGACCCCCACCGAGATTCTCGGCGAACTCCCGCTGGGCGAGGCCCGCGAAGCTCTGGTCGAGCGCAGCCGCACCGAGGTCGCCGACGTGCTCGCCGGCCGCGACGACCGCCTCATCGTGGTGGTGGGCCCCTGCTCCGTCCACGACACCGAGGCCGCGCTCGACTACGCCCGCCGCCTGGCCGCCCTCGCGAAGGAGACGGCCGAGGACCTGCTCATCGTCATGCGCGTGTACTTCGAGAAGCCGCGCACCACGGTCGGGTGGAAGGGCCTCATCAACGATCCGGCACTCGACGGCAGCTACGACATCCCGCGCGGGCTGCGCACCGCCCGCAAGCTGCTCCTCGACGTCCTCGACCTGGGACTGCCCGTGGGCACCGAGTTCCTCGAGCCCACCAGCCCTCAGTACATCGCCGACGCCGTGTCGTGGGGAGCGATCGGCGCGCGCACCACGGAGAGCCAGGTGCATCGTCAGCTGGTGTCGGGCCTGTCGATGCCGGTGGGCTTCAAGAATGGCACCGACGGCGAGGTCCAGGTAGCGGTGGACGGCTGTCGGTCGTCCGCGGCTCGGCACGTGTTCTTCGGCACCGACGCCGACGGTCGTGCCGCGGTTGTCGAGACCGCCGGTAACACTGATTGCCACGTGATCCTGCGGGGCGGCACCGGCGGCCCCAATTACGATGCCGGATCCGTGTCCTCGGCTGTGGCCGCGGCCGGGAAGGTCGGGCTGCCCGGCCTGGTCATGGTGGATGCGAGCCACGCCAACTCGGGCAAGTCGCACGAGCGGCAGGCCGAGGTCGTGGCGGAGCTTGCCGAGCGGATCGGCGCGGGGGAGCAGGGGATCTCCGGTCTGATGATCGAGAGCTTCCTCGAGCCCGGCGCCCAGTCCGTCGATGCCACGGAACTCGTCTATGGCCAGTCCGTGACCGACGCGTGCATCGGATGGGACACCACCGCCGACAGCCTTCGCGCGCTCGCCGCGGCGGTCCGCACCGGCCGGCGCGGCTGA
- a CDS encoding isoprenyl transferase, protein MDASCPLYSLYEARLRASLDESRLPRHIAVMADGNRRWAREAGFTDVAHGYRAGAVKIAELLGWCDDLGVDVATIYLLSTENLGRDAGELDELLQVIADVVDEITGPGRNWEVRIVGRLEVLPDWMAARLRAAEEASRGRPGVKVNVAIGYGGRHEIADAARNLVAQLIGEGRTGQELVDGMTVEAIGQHLYTSGQPDPDLVIRTSGEQRLSGFLLWQSAYSEIWFTEAYWPEFRRVDFLRAMRDYGARNRRFGH, encoded by the coding sequence GTGGACGCCTCCTGCCCCCTGTACTCACTGTACGAAGCGCGACTCCGCGCATCGTTGGACGAGTCGAGGCTGCCCCGACACATCGCCGTGATGGCGGACGGGAACCGCCGGTGGGCGCGCGAAGCCGGGTTCACCGACGTCGCACATGGTTACCGGGCTGGCGCGGTGAAGATCGCTGAGTTGCTGGGCTGGTGCGACGACCTCGGCGTGGACGTCGCCACTATCTACCTGCTCAGCACCGAGAACCTGGGGCGTGACGCCGGCGAGCTCGATGAGCTGCTGCAGGTGATCGCCGACGTGGTCGACGAGATCACCGGGCCCGGGCGGAACTGGGAGGTCCGGATCGTCGGACGTCTGGAAGTGCTGCCTGACTGGATGGCAGCGCGGCTGCGCGCCGCTGAGGAGGCCAGCCGGGGTCGGCCCGGGGTCAAGGTCAACGTGGCGATCGGGTACGGCGGGCGACACGAGATCGCGGATGCGGCCCGAAACCTCGTCGCCCAGCTCATCGGCGAGGGGCGCACCGGACAGGAACTGGTCGACGGCATGACTGTCGAGGCGATCGGCCAGCACCTGTACACCTCCGGTCAACCCGACCCCGACCTCGTCATCCGCACCTCCGGCGAGCAGCGGCTATCGGGATTCCTGCTGTGGCAGAGCGCCTACTCCGAGATCTGGTTCACCGAGGCCTACTGGCCCGAGTTTCGCCGCGTCGACTTCCTGCGCGCGATGCGGGACTACGGGGCCCGCAACCGCCGGTTCGGGCACTGA
- a CDS encoding MOSC domain-containing protein, with amino-acid sequence MTAAVPASFTVRTVCVVDQLLEVPGRVGVSAIDKRPVSGPVQVREYGLHGDVQADRQHHGGVWKAVYLLSDSDVEQWEPEFGGPIPPGYFGENLRVSGVDTSELQIGTVLEVGSLRMEVTTPRIPCRTFAHRVGKPRWVRRFTEGGRPGAYARVLAPGPVEAGDVIRVVTEPTHGVTIGRVLAGVDDDEVRRLLDEYTLSDLAPSLVRKLDRATDVRPVDAD; translated from the coding sequence ATGACGGCCGCCGTCCCCGCCTCGTTCACCGTGCGCACCGTGTGCGTGGTGGACCAGTTGCTCGAGGTGCCCGGCCGCGTCGGTGTGTCGGCGATCGACAAGCGGCCCGTCAGCGGCCCCGTCCAGGTGCGCGAGTACGGACTCCACGGCGACGTCCAAGCCGACCGGCAGCACCACGGCGGCGTGTGGAAAGCCGTCTACCTGCTCTCGGACTCCGACGTTGAGCAGTGGGAGCCCGAGTTCGGCGGGCCCATTCCGCCCGGGTACTTCGGCGAGAATCTTCGCGTCTCCGGAGTCGACACCTCGGAACTGCAGATCGGCACCGTGCTGGAGGTGGGCAGCCTGCGGATGGAGGTGACCACGCCACGCATACCGTGCCGGACCTTCGCCCACCGCGTGGGCAAACCGCGCTGGGTGCGGCGCTTTACCGAGGGCGGACGACCGGGCGCGTACGCGCGGGTACTCGCCCCGGGACCCGTCGAGGCAGGGGACGTGATCCGAGTGGTCACCGAGCCGACACACGGCGTCACCATCGGGCGGGTCCTCGCCGGGGTCGACGACGACGAGGTGCGCCGCCTGCTCGACGAATACACGCTCTCCGATCTGGCGCCAAGTCTGGTGCGGAAGCTGGATCGGGCCACCGACGTCCGGCCCGTGGACGCCGACTGA
- a CDS encoding tocopherol cyclase family protein: MGLLRRYRATGADLPFGDPLRAHDVAMEGYFLRVTDRERGRVVIALVGVNRGPGGHWATLGLASDEVSIPMEAGGSRRASDGETSSSSSTLRLMAAPQGWADPDRIGARSGDLFEYRPDGVRVDMGEGARLHVDITDQVQWPHPAVGGSSIFQAVPALNQYWHPWLLGGRATGWAELDGERWEFDGAEVYGEKNWGAEGFPDSWWWGQAQAFSEPNTCVAFAGGQIHSGPLRTEVTAVVVRLPGGKVIRLGNPVVSPVRAEVTDERWQLEGRGYGWQVRINGRSPLDRAHVLPVPLPSQKRNTAGAIEHLAGELEVEVRRHGRLVWSDRSSLAALEHGGLDRAEAELRRRGVPVGETGAPPTR; encoded by the coding sequence ATGGGACTTCTCCGGCGATACCGTGCCACCGGCGCAGACCTGCCCTTCGGCGATCCGCTCCGGGCGCACGACGTGGCCATGGAGGGGTACTTCCTTCGGGTCACCGACCGCGAGCGCGGGCGCGTCGTGATCGCCCTCGTCGGCGTCAACCGGGGTCCGGGCGGGCACTGGGCGACGCTCGGACTCGCCTCCGACGAGGTGTCCATCCCGATGGAGGCCGGTGGATCGCGCCGGGCCAGCGACGGGGAGACCTCGTCGTCGTCCTCCACGCTGCGCCTCATGGCCGCGCCGCAGGGTTGGGCCGATCCGGACCGGATCGGCGCCCGCTCCGGCGACCTGTTCGAGTACCGGCCCGACGGGGTCCGCGTGGACATGGGGGAGGGCGCTCGCCTGCACGTGGACATCACCGACCAGGTGCAGTGGCCGCACCCCGCCGTCGGCGGCTCGAGCATCTTTCAGGCGGTACCCGCGCTCAATCAGTACTGGCACCCCTGGCTACTCGGCGGTCGCGCCACCGGCTGGGCGGAACTCGACGGCGAGCGCTGGGAGTTCGACGGCGCCGAGGTGTACGGCGAGAAGAACTGGGGCGCCGAGGGCTTCCCCGACTCGTGGTGGTGGGGGCAGGCGCAGGCGTTCTCCGAGCCGAACACGTGCGTGGCGTTCGCTGGCGGGCAGATCCACTCCGGACCGTTGCGCACCGAAGTGACTGCGGTCGTCGTGCGGCTTCCCGGCGGCAAGGTCATCCGGTTGGGCAACCCGGTCGTCTCGCCGGTCCGCGCTGAGGTGACCGACGAGCGATGGCAGCTCGAGGGCCGCGGCTACGGCTGGCAGGTCCGCATCAACGGACGCTCGCCCCTCGACCGAGCGCACGTGCTGCCCGTGCCGCTGCCTTCGCAGAAGCGCAACACAGCCGGGGCGATCGAGCACCTGGCCGGTGAGCTGGAGGTAGAGGTTCGTCGGCACGGTCGCCTGGTGTGGTCCGATCGCAGCTCGCTGGCCGCACTGGAACACGGTGGGCTCGACCGGGCCGAGGCCGAACTGCGGCGGCGCGGCGTCCCGGTGGGTGAGACGGGGGCGCCGCCGACTCGGTAA
- a CDS encoding NADP-dependent oxidoreductase, protein MTDTALHGKAFDSRGRVNREVRLVRHPDGALAVGDLEVVPAEMPVMAPGRVLIRNLLLSVDAATRLRLDPISPPGYLPALKVGEALAGMVVGEVVESDVEGFAPGDLVHHDLGYRDYALVDPGNQALGVAGSLAKLDSELGPPELQVGLLGMTGLTAWAGLFEVASLKPEDVVWVSAAAGAVGSVAAQLAKAHGCRVIGSAGSAEKVAYLTDTLGLDAAFNWRDGLDGPLAEFAPDGIDVYFDSVGGEHLRAALDQLRPYGRVALCGAIAGYDGQPPSAPENLFAATTKDLNLRGFLAGTFADRLPEARAHLADLWGSGRLTLDLARYEGLESAPQAVVDMLSGRTIGKCVVALG, encoded by the coding sequence ATGACTGATACGGCACTGCACGGCAAGGCATTCGACTCGAGAGGGCGGGTCAATCGCGAGGTCCGGCTGGTGCGGCATCCCGACGGCGCACTCGCGGTGGGCGACCTGGAAGTGGTGCCCGCCGAGATGCCCGTCATGGCGCCTGGGCGTGTCCTGATCCGGAATCTTCTCCTGTCGGTGGATGCCGCCACGCGTCTGCGTCTTGATCCCATCTCGCCTCCCGGCTACCTGCCGGCGCTCAAGGTGGGGGAGGCGCTGGCGGGAATGGTGGTGGGCGAGGTGGTCGAGTCAGACGTGGAAGGCTTTGCGCCCGGGGATCTCGTCCACCACGATCTCGGGTATCGCGACTACGCGCTGGTCGACCCGGGAAACCAGGCGCTGGGCGTGGCAGGGTCGCTGGCCAAATTGGACAGCGAGTTGGGTCCGCCAGAACTCCAGGTGGGGCTGCTTGGAATGACTGGCCTCACGGCGTGGGCCGGGCTGTTCGAGGTGGCCTCGCTCAAGCCGGAGGACGTGGTATGGGTCTCCGCCGCCGCTGGCGCGGTGGGCAGTGTGGCGGCGCAGTTGGCCAAGGCGCACGGGTGTCGGGTGATCGGGAGTGCTGGTAGTGCGGAGAAGGTCGCCTATCTCACGGATACGCTCGGGCTGGATGCCGCATTCAACTGGCGTGATGGCCTGGATGGGCCACTGGCCGAGTTCGCTCCTGACGGTATCGATGTGTATTTCGACAGCGTGGGTGGGGAACATCTGCGGGCCGCGCTCGACCAACTTCGCCCGTACGGCCGGGTGGCTCTGTGTGGCGCGATCGCCGGGTACGACGGGCAGCCCCCGAGTGCGCCGGAAAACCTCTTCGCTGCGACAACCAAGGACCTGAACTTGCGTGGCTTTCTGGCGGGCACGTTCGCGGATCGACTCCCGGAGGCGCGGGCGCATCTGGCGGATCTGTGGGGGTCTGGCCGGTTGACGCTGGATCTCGCGCGGTACGAGGGGCTGGAGTCAGCCCCGCAAGCGGTCGTGGACATGCTGTCGGGGCGGACAATCGGCAAATGTGTGGTGGCCCTCGGGTGA
- a CDS encoding nuclear transport factor 2 family protein: MPRHETALTTNDRIETLSLTSRYAHALDRRTRDRLESAFLPDAIMEFVGIPATTGPTEIVGVCAGALAPLESSQHLASSPLLEVTEDGVTVSSHFHAPHVRNEAPGLFTVA, from the coding sequence GTGCCCCGCCACGAGACCGCACTGACCACCAACGACCGGATCGAGACCCTGTCCTTGACCTCACGTTATGCCCACGCGCTCGACCGGCGGACCCGGGATCGACTCGAGTCGGCGTTCCTGCCCGACGCGATCATGGAATTCGTCGGCATCCCGGCCACGACCGGGCCGACGGAGATCGTCGGAGTGTGCGCCGGGGCTCTCGCCCCCCTGGAGTCCAGCCAACACCTGGCGAGTTCGCCTCTACTGGAAGTGACTGAAGACGGAGTGACGGTGTCGAGCCACTTTCACGCCCCGCACGTCCGCAACGAGGCTCCGGGACTGTTCACGGTCGCCTGA